CCGCGGCGTTCCTCGTGCAGGCCGTCGGCACCGACCTGCGCTCGCTGGCGGCCGCTGCCGACCAGCTCACCAACGACTTCCACGGCGAGCAGCTCACCGTCGACAAGGTCCAGCGCTACTTCGGCGGCCGGGCCGAGGCCAAGTCGTTCACCGTCGCCGACGCCGCGTTCGCCGGCCGGCGGGCGGCCGCCCTGGAGGAGCTGCGCTGGGCGCTCGACTCCGGCACGTCGCCGGTGCTGGTCACCTCCGCGATGGCGGCGTCCGCGCGCAGCCTGGCGCGCTACCTCGGCGCTCCTCGCGGAGCCCGCGACGGCGACCTGGCCCGCGACCTCGGCGTGCCGCCGTGGAAGGTGCGCACGGTGCGCGACCAGTCACGGTCGTGGAGCGCCGAGGGCATCGCGGCCGCGGTGCGTGCGGTCGCCCTGGCCGACGCCGACATCAAGGGCCGCGCCCACGACGCGTCCTACACGCTCGAGCGGCTGGTGCTCACCGTGGCGGGCCTGCGCGACGGGCGCTGACCCGCGCCCGCGTGACCACCGCGTACGCCCCCGAAATGCACGACACCCGCCACGAGGGCGGGTGTCGACGGTGAAAGCGGGACGTCAGAGCGACGCGGCCTTCTTGGCGATCGAGGACTTGCGGTTGGCGGCCTGGTTGGCGTGGATGACGCCCTTCGAGGCGGCCTTGTCGAGGGCCTTCATGGCGTCACGGCCCGCCGCGACGGCGGCGTCCTTGTCGCCGGCCTCCGACAGCTCGCGGAACTTGCGCACGGCAGTCTTCAGGCGAGACTTGACGGCCTGGTTGCGCTGGCGCGCCTTCTCGTTCTGCTTGTTGCGCTTGATCTGGGACTTGATGTTCGCCACGTGCGGATCCTCGAATGCTCGAACTGGTCAGGATGAGAAGTCTGGTGCTGTCGGCTGCCTGGCAACCCCGGACAGGGTCGGGCGCCGGACACGCAGTGGTGAACTCTACCGTCACCCTCCGTGGGCGCCCAAATCGCCTGCCGCGCCCCTGGCCGGTGCTCACCGGCCCGTGCGGCGCGCGACGGCCCCCAGCATGCGCTCCGACTCCCGGATGCGGAAATCGTTGAGCGTCGGCAGGTTGACGTCCACCGCGACGACCGACCGGGCGGCGAGGTGCGCGCCGAACCCGGCGAGGACCGCCGTGACGAGGTCGTCGCCGACCGCACACAGGGCGGGCGAGGCGAGGACGGAGGTGTCGAACCACGCCTCGTCGACGCGCTCGAGCCGGGCCAGGAGGGGGTCGGCCCAGGCGGGGCCGCGGGCCGCCGTGCCCCAGTCGACGAAGACGACCTCGCCACTGGGGCGGCGCAGCAGGTTGTCGACGCGGATGTCCCAGTGGATGACGTGCGGCATCGGGGCGGCGGCGTGGTGGCGGAGCACGTCGGCCCAGCCGTACGGGTCGTCGCGCAGCCAGTGCGGCACGGGAGCGGCGGCCGGGGCGTCGGCGAGGGAGGCGAGGGTGTCGGCCCACGTGCCGAGCACGCGGCCGACGTCGAGGAGGTCGACCGAGACCGGCAGGTCACGCTGCCGCAGCACCGCGCCCAGCCGGTCGACGCCCGTGAGGACCGCATCGAGCTCGGCAGGATCGCCGAAGTCGGGGTGGCGCCCCTCGACGTCCTCGACCAGCAGCGCCACCCACGCGCCGTCGTCGTACGACGCCAACAGCCGTGCCCAGAGCTCGTGCGCGCCGAGGTGGGCGAGCACCCCGGCCTCGCGCCGGAACAACCCCGGAGTGTCGGGGTTGAGCTCGGCACCGACGGCCTTGACGAACGCGCGGGTGCCGTCGGCGCACGTCAGCCGGGTCGCGCAGCCCGGCGACATGCCGCCGACCTGCTCGGCGGTGGCCACGACGGGGGAGCCGAGGGTGTCCTCGACCCAGGCGCGGACCGCGGCGGGGACGGCGTCGTAGGCCAGGCGGACGCCGACCGCGCGCGGTGCGGTCACCACCAGCCCCGGCGCTCGCCGAGCCAGTCCCAGCACACCTCGCCCTGCCAGCGCTGGTGGTCGCGGATGTGCGGCGACGTCGGCGGCACCGGGAGCTCGCACTGGGTGAGGAAGTAGCCGACGTAGAGCGCGAGGGCGATGTCGATCGCCTCGGGGTCGACCCCGGCCAGCAGGCGGCGCCCGGCGATGACCGGCTCGACGTCGATGCCCTCCCCGCGCGGGCCGATGAGGGCGGCGAGGGAGTCGAACCACGCGGCTCCGCGCACCGGCCAGTTCCAGTCGCAGACCAGCGCGCGACCGTCGGCGTCGATGAGGACGTTGTCGGAGCGGACGTCGGTGTGGACCACGGTGTCGCCGCCGACCACCTCGGCGTAGCGGCGTGCGAGCGCCTCGGCCTCCTCCAGCCGGGCGGCGCCGAGGTCCGTACGCCGGTCGCGAAGCGCCGGCCATCCCTCGAGCAGCGGCGCGAAGTCGGACTCGGCCGGGTCGAGGTCGAGCCCCGCGGGCGGCGGGGTGAGCGCGTCGGCGACCTGCTCGAGCGCGTCGAGCACGGCGTCGAGCTCGTCGGCCCGCCACGGCCGCTCGGGCGTCCGGGCGGCGACGTACTCGATGCCGAGCACCACCCAGTCGTCGTCGAGGTGCCACAGCAGCCTCGGGGCCGGCACCTCCGGAGGCAGTGCGGCGAGCTTGCGCGCCTCCTCGCGGTAGGAGTCGGCGAACATCCGCTGGGCCTTCACCGAGGCCGCCTTCACGAAGTGGCGCGAGCCGTCCTCGCACACCAGCACGGACGCGAACCCGGGGGTGAACCCGCTGGTCTGCGAGATCGCCGACGCGACCGGTGAGCCGCACGTGCGCTCGATCCAGGCCCGCAGGCCGGGCGGGAGGAACGCCCACTCGAGGCGACGCGCGGTCCTGCCGTGCGGTGCGGGGTAGGGGGCGATCGAGGGGGAGCGGGCCATGGCGCCATCCTTGCCCACCCCGACGCGGACCACGACGGGATATCCGCTGGACAGGGCAGGCGGCGTGCGGACCAGACTGACGCCAT
The sequence above is drawn from the Nocardioides sp. zg-1228 genome and encodes:
- the holA gene encoding DNA polymerase III subunit delta, whose product is MARTPSAAQVLGHVVLVTGKEEYLSARTVVSVRDAVRAHDPEAEMAESAAADLTLASLGEMSAPSLFSSIRCVVVRGLEDLPDESVDGLLAYCAAPADDVALVLVHSGGPKGSGVLTKLRKLSPVTEVKSEEIRASDMPGFVTSEVASHGARIDPDAAAFLVQAVGTDLRSLAAAADQLTNDFHGEQLTVDKVQRYFGGRAEAKSFTVADAAFAGRRAAALEELRWALDSGTSPVLVTSAMAASARSLARYLGAPRGARDGDLARDLGVPPWKVRTVRDQSRSWSAEGIAAAVRAVALADADIKGRAHDASYTLERLVLTVAGLRDGR
- the rpsT gene encoding 30S ribosomal protein S20; this encodes MANIKSQIKRNKQNEKARQRNQAVKSRLKTAVRKFRELSEAGDKDAAVAAGRDAMKALDKAASKGVIHANQAANRKSSIAKKAASL
- a CDS encoding phosphotransferase — encoded protein: MTAPRAVGVRLAYDAVPAAVRAWVEDTLGSPVVATAEQVGGMSPGCATRLTCADGTRAFVKAVGAELNPDTPGLFRREAGVLAHLGAHELWARLLASYDDGAWVALLVEDVEGRHPDFGDPAELDAVLTGVDRLGAVLRQRDLPVSVDLLDVGRVLGTWADTLASLADAPAAAPVPHWLRDDPYGWADVLRHHAAAPMPHVIHWDIRVDNLLRRPSGEVVFVDWGTAARGPAWADPLLARLERVDEAWFDTSVLASPALCAVGDDLVTAVLAGFGAHLAARSVVAVDVNLPTLNDFRIRESERMLGAVARRTGR
- a CDS encoding phosphotransferase: MARSPSIAPYPAPHGRTARRLEWAFLPPGLRAWIERTCGSPVASAISQTSGFTPGFASVLVCEDGSRHFVKAASVKAQRMFADSYREEARKLAALPPEVPAPRLLWHLDDDWVVLGIEYVAARTPERPWRADELDAVLDALEQVADALTPPPAGLDLDPAESDFAPLLEGWPALRDRRTDLGAARLEEAEALARRYAEVVGGDTVVHTDVRSDNVLIDADGRALVCDWNWPVRGAAWFDSLAALIGPRGEGIDVEPVIAGRRLLAGVDPEAIDIALALYVGYFLTQCELPVPPTSPHIRDHQRWQGEVCWDWLGERRGWW